The Vibrio agarivorans genome contains the following window.
TATGCGCGGTGGCGTACCCGTTTTTAGGCGATCAACACGGAAAGGCATTTCACGTAGACGATCCGCTAAAGCAATGGACGGTGGATCACCAGCACGACCACCAGAGAAGTTTTCAAGACCAATGTGCAGTTTGCCGCCCAAGAAAGTTCCTACTGTCAAAACGACTGCTTTGGCATGAAACTTAAGACCCATCTGCGTCACAACGCCGATCACTTGATCATTATCTACGATCAGATCATCAACCGATTGTTGGAATAGCGTTAGGTTAGGCGTGTTTTCTAGAACATTACGCACATACGCTTTGTAAAGCGCACGATCAGCTTGAGCACGAGTCGCTCGTACTGCTGGACCTTTTGAAGCGTTCAGTGTTCTAAATTGAATACCTGCATGATCGATCGCTTGGGCCATTAGACCACCCATTGCATCCACCTCTTTTACAAGATGCCCCTTACCAATACCACCAATTGCCGGATTACACGACATTTGGCCCAATGTATCGATATTGTGAGTTAACAATAGCGTTTTCTGTCCTGTGCGAGCTGACGCAAGTGCGGCTTCCGTTCCTGCATGACCACCACCGACAACGATGACGTCAAATTTCTCTTGATAAAGCATGAACCGACCTCAGGTATTCAAAGCAAATAAAATAAAAGAGCGGTATTTTACCTCTTTTCTGGTGGAGAGAAAATCGCTTTTCCATTTTTTGTCAGGAAGGGATCAAGATTGTATTTATCTATGATCTATATATAGATCTTTTATTAGATCTATTATTAAGGAAGACGATCTCTGTGGATAAATCAAAAATGATCAATAGGATCATGGATCTCAAGGCGATCATATCTTGTGATCTTACCTTGATCTGATCGAGGATTAGCTGGGATCAAAAACCGTGGTTATTCACAGGGGCAGCGAGATTTAAAACTTATTCTCGGGATAACTATAGTTTGATCATAGGAAAGTTGACTAGTTATCCACAGGTGAGCTGTTCACAAATCCATCAGTTAAACATCTTGATTCTTCATCACTTATACACAGGCGATAAAAAAGCAGCCAATTTTAGGCTGCTTTTACAGGACCAGGATGGCTGTTTGCTACTTAAATCGCTCAATATGTGTATTGATCCACTCTTCAGCGGCATCTTCTGGCACGGCTTGCTCAAGTATATCGATCAGTAGGCAATCGGTGACAGGAGTGCCGCCAATATCTTCCAGAAGATCATAGGCGTGTTTTCCTGCCGCGCAGAATGTGTCGTAGCTGGAGTCGCCAATAGCAACAACCGCAAACTTTACGTTGCTCATCTTTGGTGGTGTGTCTTGCAGAGCTTGGATAAAAGGTTGAATGTTATCAGGGTATTCCCCCGCACCATGTGTAGAGGTAACCAGTAACCAGGTACCGCTGTGTTCGATTTCATCGAGGTTAGGCTGGTTGTGTACCTGAGTTTCTAGCCCTTGCGCTTGCAAGAGATCGTTTAAGTGGTCACCCACGTATTCAGCGCCGCCAAGCGTACTCCCTGTGATAATGTGGATCATTGTTACTTCCTTTTGTCGTCGTTTAGCACGCTGTATTCAGCGCTAAACGCATTGAGAACAGATAGTGATAAAAACAAAAGGGAAGGCCAGATGACCCTCCCTTTAAACTTATTTGCCGATACAGAATGATGAAAAAATCCGGCCGAGCAGGTCATCAGAACTAAACTCACCGGTAATCTCATTGAGGTGTTGCTGTGCAATACGCAGCTCTTCAGCTAGGATCTCTCCTGCCATGTAGCCTTCAAGTTGGGTCTGGCCAATATCAAGGTGCTGAGCGGCTTTCTCTAACGCATCTAGATGACGGCGACGTGCCATAAAGCCCCCTTCGCTGTTACCAGCAAAGCCCATGCACTCTTTAAGGTGGGTGCGCAGCGCGTCAACACCTTGGCCTGTCTTGGCTGACAGGCGGATAAGTGTCGGGGCATTCACATGGCAGATACCGAGCTCTTCTTGGGTTTGATCGACTTTATTGCGGATCACGGTTATACCCATATTATCAGGAAGACGATCGGCAAAATCAGGCCAAATTTCTTTTGGATCGGTCGCGTCTGTTGTTGTGCCATCCACCATAAATAGCACGCGATCGGCTTGTTCTATCTCTTCCCAAGCGCGCTCGATACCGATTTTTTCTACCTCATCAGACGCATCGCGTAGGCCTGCTGTATCGATAATATGTAAAGGCATACCATCAATATGGATGTGCTCTCGCAGGACATCACGTGTGGTCCCTGCAATATCGGTCACGATAGCAGACTCTTTGCCTGAAAGGGCATTGAGTAGGCTGGATTTTCCGGCATTTGGACGACCTGCTATAACCACTTTCATCCCTTCACGCATGATTGCGCCTTGGTTGGCTTCATTGCGAACCGCGTCAAGGTTATTGATGATCTGCTGAAGGTCTCCCGCGACTTTGCCGTCAGCGAGAAAGTCGATCTCCTCTTCAGGAAAATCGATAGCGGCTTCAACGTAGATACGTAGATGAATAAGTGATTCCACCAGCGTGTTAATTCGCTTGGAGAATTGGCCTTGTAGAGACTGGAGAGCGGACTTTGCCGCTTCTTCCGAGCTTGCATCAATTAAGTCAGCAATCGCCTCAGCCTGGGTCAAATCCATTTTATCGTTGAGGAATGCACGCTCAGAGAACTCACCAGGTCGAGCTGGTCGCACGCCTTCAATTTCAAGGATGCGCTTAATAAGCATATCCATCACCACAGGGCCACCGTGACCTTGTAGTTCAAGAACGTCCTCACCGGTGAAGGAGTGTGGGTTAGGGAAGTAGAGTGCGATGCCTTGGTCAAGCTCTACGCCTTGTGCTGTCTTAAATGGTAGGTATTCGGCATAACGTGGCTTAAGTGCCTTGCCTGTTACTGCAAGGGCTACGTCATTGGCTTTCGGGCCGGATACACGAATGATACCAACACCACCGCGGCCTGTGGCGGTAGCTTGAGCAACGATAGTCTCTGTTGTCATAAGATGACCTTAAACACTTTGAGCCCAGTGGGCATAAATAGTAATGGGAAGAATTGTAATCAGCCTCAAACAAAAAGGCGACCTTTTGGCCGCCTTTCTTCGAGTTTCTTGAAGCTTAAAGGTTACTTAGAGTGTAGACCTTTTTTCTCAAGCGCTTTGTAGATAAGTGTTTGCTGGATCAAAGTAACGATGTTCGATACTAGCCAGTAAAGTACTAGACCTGATGGGAACCATAGGAAGAAGAAGGTAAACATCACCGGCATAAAGGTCATGATCTTCTGCTGCATTGGGTCTGTCACTGTTGTTGGGCTCATCTTCTGGATGATGAACATACTTGCACCCATTAGAAGAGGCAGGATGAAGTACGGGTCCATTGCGGCCAAATCTTGTAGCCATAGGAATTGCTCGTGACGTAGCTCAACCGACTCCATTAGCGCCCAGTATAGAGCGATGAAGATAGGCATCTGTAGGATAAGAGGCAGACAGCCACCCAGTGGGTTTACTTTCTCTTTCTTATACAGTTCCATCATCTCTTGGCTCATGCGTTGGCGATCATCGCCTAGACGCTCACGCATTGCTTGTAGCTTAGGCTGAAGCATGCGCATTTTTGCCATTGAGGTGTATTGCGCTTTTGTTAGTGGGTACATTGCACCACGAACAA
Protein-coding sequences here:
- the mioC gene encoding FMN-binding protein MioC, which translates into the protein MIHIITGSTLGGAEYVGDHLNDLLQAQGLETQVHNQPNLDEIEHSGTWLLVTSTHGAGEYPDNIQPFIQALQDTPPKMSNVKFAVVAIGDSSYDTFCAAGKHAYDLLEDIGGTPVTDCLLIDILEQAVPEDAAEEWINTHIERFK
- the mnmE gene encoding tRNA uridine-5-carboxymethylaminomethyl(34) synthesis GTPase MnmE, which encodes MTTETIVAQATATGRGGVGIIRVSGPKANDVALAVTGKALKPRYAEYLPFKTAQGVELDQGIALYFPNPHSFTGEDVLELQGHGGPVVMDMLIKRILEIEGVRPARPGEFSERAFLNDKMDLTQAEAIADLIDASSEEAAKSALQSLQGQFSKRINTLVESLIHLRIYVEAAIDFPEEEIDFLADGKVAGDLQQIINNLDAVRNEANQGAIMREGMKVVIAGRPNAGKSSLLNALSGKESAIVTDIAGTTRDVLREHIHIDGMPLHIIDTAGLRDASDEVEKIGIERAWEEIEQADRVLFMVDGTTTDATDPKEIWPDFADRLPDNMGITVIRNKVDQTQEELGICHVNAPTLIRLSAKTGQGVDALRTHLKECMGFAGNSEGGFMARRRHLDALEKAAQHLDIGQTQLEGYMAGEILAEELRIAQQHLNEITGEFSSDDLLGRIFSSFCIGK